Proteins encoded within one genomic window of Citrobacter amalonaticus Y19:
- the cbl gene encoding HTH-type transcriptional regulator Cbl has product MNFQQLKIIREAARQDYNLTEVANMLFTSQSGVSRHIRELEDELGIEIFIRRGKRLLGMTEPGKALLVIAERILNEASNVRRLADLFTNDTSGVLTIATTHTQARYSLPGVIKAFRELFPEVRLELIQGTPQEIETLLQNGGADIGIASERLSNDPLLVAFPWFRWHHSLLVPRNHPLLQVSPVTLESIAHWPLITYRQGITGRSRIDEAFARKGLLPDIVLSAQDSDVIKTYVALGLGIGLVAEQSSGEQEEGTLTRLDTRHLFDANTVWLGLKRGQLQRNYVWRFIELCNAGLSVEDIKRQVMEPDDVAIDYQI; this is encoded by the coding sequence GTGAATTTCCAGCAGCTTAAAATTATCCGTGAGGCAGCCCGTCAGGATTACAACCTGACGGAAGTCGCTAATATGCTTTTTACCTCGCAGTCAGGGGTAAGCCGGCATATTCGTGAGTTAGAAGATGAGCTTGGGATCGAGATTTTTATCCGTCGGGGCAAGCGTCTGCTTGGAATGACCGAACCCGGTAAAGCGCTACTGGTCATTGCCGAGCGCATCCTGAATGAAGCCAGTAACGTACGCCGACTGGCGGATTTGTTCACCAATGACACCTCTGGCGTGTTAACCATCGCCACGACGCACACGCAGGCACGGTACAGCCTGCCGGGTGTGATTAAAGCTTTTCGCGAATTGTTCCCGGAAGTTCGTCTGGAATTGATCCAGGGGACGCCGCAGGAAATAGAGACGTTACTGCAAAATGGCGGGGCGGATATTGGTATCGCCAGTGAACGTCTGAGCAACGATCCTCTGTTGGTCGCATTCCCCTGGTTCCGCTGGCATCATAGCTTGTTAGTGCCGCGCAATCATCCGTTGCTCCAGGTTTCGCCGGTTACGCTGGAGTCGATCGCCCACTGGCCACTGATCACCTACCGACAAGGGATCACCGGGCGTTCCCGCATTGATGAAGCCTTTGCTCGCAAAGGGTTGCTGCCTGATATTGTCCTCAGCGCCCAGGATTCTGATGTGATTAAAACCTATGTCGCCTTGGGACTGGGGATTGGTCTGGTGGCGGAGCAGTCCAGTGGTGAACAGGAAGAGGGGACGCTGACGCGTCTGGATACCCGGCATCTGTTTGACGCCAACACCGTCTGGCTGGGATTGAAGCGTGGACAACTCCAGCGCAACTATGTCTGGCGGTTTATTGAACTGTGCAATGCGGGATTGTCCGTGGAGGATATTAAGCGACAGGTGATGGAGCCTGATGACGTCGCGATTGATTACCAGATATAA